The Erythrobacter sp. Alg231-14 genome has a segment encoding these proteins:
- a CDS encoding FAD-dependent oxidoreductase: protein MANGLYDFAIVGAGMAGASLAAELAPYAKVLVLEGEDTPGYHSTGRSAAFWEECYGGPGVVPLTLASGNYLRDNGFLRQRGALYIGREEDRAAMDGFVDEFAGTGVTIERLKASALATRVPQIKPEWNDAIWEPACADIDVAGLHQHYLSKGKQAGVDLSCRAMVVGLDREDGGWRITCRDGSTYRAARVVNAAGAWADDIARWAGAQALGIEPKRRTVAQLRVDPVAPDDLPLVLDVSGGFYFKSDNGRLWLSPHDEIPSVPCDAAPEEIDVARAIDRFENVTNWRILAVERRWAGLRSFAPDRLPVYGPDPIVPGFDWFAGQGGFGIQTAPAAARVGAQILLGHGPDTLTRGVDTSNYAPARFSDRKARVTG from the coding sequence ATGGCGAACGGGCTTTACGATTTTGCGATTGTCGGTGCGGGGATGGCAGGGGCCAGCCTCGCGGCTGAACTCGCGCCCTATGCAAAAGTGCTTGTTCTCGAAGGGGAGGACACGCCGGGCTATCACTCGACCGGTCGATCCGCGGCGTTCTGGGAAGAATGTTACGGTGGGCCGGGTGTGGTCCCGCTCACCTTGGCATCGGGCAATTACCTGCGCGATAACGGCTTTTTGCGGCAACGCGGCGCGCTGTATATCGGGCGCGAAGAAGATCGAGCGGCGATGGATGGCTTTGTAGATGAATTCGCTGGGACCGGGGTCACGATAGAGCGATTGAAAGCGTCCGCGTTGGCGACACGGGTCCCGCAGATAAAACCGGAATGGAACGACGCGATCTGGGAACCGGCCTGCGCGGATATCGATGTTGCCGGGCTGCACCAACATTACTTGTCCAAAGGGAAGCAAGCGGGCGTAGATCTATCGTGCCGGGCGATGGTGGTCGGTTTGGATCGCGAAGATGGCGGGTGGCGGATTACATGCCGCGATGGTTCCACCTATCGCGCGGCGCGTGTTGTGAATGCGGCAGGTGCGTGGGCCGATGACATTGCACGGTGGGCCGGGGCGCAAGCATTGGGAATCGAGCCAAAACGCCGGACCGTGGCGCAATTGCGAGTCGATCCGGTTGCTCCCGACGATTTGCCGTTGGTCTTGGACGTCTCAGGCGGGTTCTATTTTAAATCTGACAATGGCCGCTTGTGGCTTAGTCCGCATGACGAGATCCCCAGTGTGCCATGCGATGCAGCGCCCGAAGAAATCGATGTCGCGCGCGCCATCGACCGTTTTGAAAACGTCACCAATTGGCGCATTCTCGCGGTTGAGCGTCGCTGGGCCGGGCTAAGGAGTTTTGCACCCGACCGTCTGCCTGTTTACGGGCCCGACCCGATAGTTCCGGGTTTCGATTGGTTCGCGGGACAAGGCGGCTTTGGGATTCAGACGGCGCCCGCCGCGGCGCGGGTGGGGGCACAGATCCTATTGGGACACGGTCCCGACACGCTGACACGCGGTGTGGATACATCTAATTACGCGCCTGCCCGTTTTTCCGATCGAAAAGCACGCGTCACGGGGTAG
- a CDS encoding A24 family peptidase, with translation MTTIQYGLLIALAIALIFAAVTDIQRRQIDNWLNICIALGAPAFWWASGLSLWPDMAWQIGFAVVITSLLMGILAIGYNTGILFIGGGDAKLLAALSLWLMPMNYLSFLIVMAMFGGLMAVGFIARRIVFKPKTPGRLPYGVAIAFGALWVLFPKLIAVPTFA, from the coding sequence ATGACCACTATTCAATACGGGCTGCTGATTGCCTTGGCAATTGCGCTGATTTTTGCCGCTGTTACCGATATCCAGCGGCGTCAAATCGACAATTGGTTGAACATATGCATTGCGCTTGGCGCACCGGCGTTTTGGTGGGCCAGCGGCCTATCGCTTTGGCCGGATATGGCGTGGCAGATTGGTTTCGCCGTGGTGATCACGTCGTTGCTGATGGGCATATTGGCGATCGGCTATAACACCGGCATTCTATTTATAGGCGGCGGCGATGCAAAGTTGCTGGCTGCTTTGTCGCTTTGGCTGATGCCAATGAATTATCTCAGCTTCCTCATTGTTATGGCGATGTTCGGCGGCCTTATGGCTGTCGGCTTTATCGCCCGTCGAATTGTGTTCAAACCCAAAACGCCCGGCAGGCTCCCCTATGGGGTCGCCATCGCGTTTGGCGCGCTTTGGGTGCTTTTTCCAAAACTTATTGCGGTTCCGACCTTTGCTTAG
- the rnhA gene encoding ribonuclease HI has protein sequence MKNVEIFTDGACKGNPGPGGWGALLRKGDHEKELCGGEADTTNNRMELKAAIEGLSALTEPCAVDLYSDSKYVLDGMTKWVEGWKRRGWVNASKKPVRNSDLWHQLIDAAARHQVTWHWVKGHSGHPENERVDKLASDEADRFAAEG, from the coding sequence ATGAAAAACGTAGAGATTTTCACCGATGGTGCTTGCAAAGGCAATCCCGGCCCCGGCGGCTGGGGTGCGTTGCTACGCAAAGGCGATCATGAAAAGGAATTGTGTGGCGGAGAGGCAGACACCACCAACAATCGTATGGAGCTAAAGGCCGCGATTGAGGGTCTATCCGCGCTTACCGAACCGTGTGCGGTGGATCTGTATTCCGACAGCAAATATGTATTGGATGGCATGACCAAATGGGTCGAAGGATGGAAACGTCGCGGCTGGGTCAACGCCAGCAAAAAACCCGTCCGCAATTCCGATCTCTGGCACCAATTGATCGACGCTGCGGCGCGGCATCAAGTGACTTGGCATTGGGTCAAGGGGCATTCCGGGCATCCGGAAAATGAACGAGTCGATAAACTGGCCAGCGATGAAGCGGATCGGTTCGCAGCCGAAGGGTAG
- a CDS encoding DUF1508 domain-containing protein → MAHKFEIYKDKAGEFRVRFSYNSEVMFSTQGYSSKDSAKNAIASIQKNGPNAPTEDNS, encoded by the coding sequence ATGGCTCACAAATTTGAAATCTACAAAGACAAAGCCGGCGAATTCCGCGTTCGCTTTAGCTACAATTCCGAAGTGATGTTCTCCACGCAAGGCTATTCCAGCAAGGATAGCGCGAAGAACGCAATCGCTTCGATTCAGAAGAACGGCCCAAATGCGCCGACCGAAGACAACAGCTAA
- the nagZ gene encoding beta-N-acetylhexosaminidase → MIPAIFGCSGPTLTADERAFFKEADPAGYILFGRNCVDPVQLRALTDDLRDLHGRDRLLISIDQEGGRVARLRPPNWAAYPAGEAFDRLFDLAPASAIEAARASAKAMALELSAMGITVDYHPPLDVRQPGAHDVIGDRSLGSNPMQVAAIGRAILDGLTAGGVTGCVKHMPGHGRSMVDTHKEMPTVHASAEELEHDIAPFRSLSSVLIGMTGHLKFPVWDADHPATLSETIIRDVIRGAIGFDGLLLTDDIDMEALDGTIPERSARAHAAGCDIILNCWAKMDHMVSICDVLPTMGELTKERLDRALSATRIADTIPQERDELLAKRDALLATAMGEAAG, encoded by the coding sequence ATGATTCCGGCAATTTTCGGATGCTCCGGCCCAACACTCACAGCCGATGAGCGCGCCTTCTTCAAAGAGGCGGACCCGGCAGGGTATATCCTGTTTGGGCGCAATTGTGTGGACCCTGTTCAATTGCGCGCATTGACCGACGATTTGCGCGATCTTCATGGCCGCGATCGGTTGCTTATTTCCATCGATCAAGAAGGCGGCCGCGTCGCTCGGTTGCGCCCTCCGAATTGGGCTGCGTATCCCGCTGGCGAAGCGTTCGACAGACTGTTTGATCTTGCCCCGGCCAGCGCAATCGAAGCGGCCCGCGCCAGCGCAAAGGCCATGGCGCTGGAATTATCGGCGATGGGCATCACGGTGGATTATCACCCACCGCTTGATGTGAGGCAGCCGGGCGCACACGACGTGATCGGCGATCGTTCTTTGGGCAGCAATCCGATGCAAGTGGCTGCCATTGGTCGCGCAATCTTGGATGGATTGACAGCGGGCGGTGTCACCGGATGCGTAAAACACATGCCAGGGCACGGGCGCAGCATGGTCGATACGCACAAAGAAATGCCCACCGTCCATGCGTCCGCAGAAGAGCTGGAACATGACATTGCGCCGTTCCGGTCCCTCAGTTCGGTTTTGATCGGGATGACGGGGCACCTCAAGTTTCCCGTATGGGATGCCGATCACCCTGCCACCTTGTCTGAAACGATCATCCGCGATGTGATCCGCGGCGCGATCGGGTTCGATGGTCTATTGTTGACCGACGATATCGATATGGAGGCGTTGGACGGGACGATCCCTGAGCGCTCTGCGCGGGCCCATGCCGCTGGTTGTGATATCATTCTAAATTGTTGGGCAAAAATGGACCATATGGTCAGCATATGCGACGTTTTGCCCACGATGGGCGAACTGACGAAAGAACGACTGGATCGCGCCCTATCGGCCACGCGCATCGCCGACACTATTCCGCAAGAGCGTGACGAATTGTTGGCCAAGCGGGATGCCTTGCTCGCGACAGCAATGGGTGAGGCCGCAGGATGA
- a CDS encoding SPOR domain-containing protein translates to MIIEAEYEDIESGETDEGELDLSEDDSLPWLEADEEDEGSGGVDTVRLIALFLILALLLFAIIGAIWHFSNRPSGDQQIADGSLIEAPDGPTKVRPDDPGGKEFEGTGNVAPVVGGGGTPEGVLNTDGSSAQGTGVDAAGNSGNGSGAGGGSSSATTSTSGVGVQLAAYSSRARAEQGWNDLSRRTDALSGARYRIEEGTVDIGTVYRLQAVASDRAAADQLCAALKADGLDCQVKP, encoded by the coding sequence GTGATTATTGAAGCCGAATACGAAGACATTGAATCCGGTGAAACGGATGAAGGTGAATTGGATCTGTCGGAAGACGACAGCTTGCCATGGCTCGAAGCGGATGAAGAAGACGAAGGATCGGGCGGTGTGGACACCGTACGGCTCATCGCGCTTTTCCTGATCCTCGCGCTTTTGCTGTTCGCGATCATCGGTGCGATCTGGCACTTTTCAAACCGTCCAAGCGGCGATCAACAAATTGCCGATGGCAGTTTGATCGAAGCGCCCGATGGACCCACAAAAGTGCGCCCGGATGATCCCGGTGGCAAAGAATTTGAGGGCACAGGCAATGTCGCACCTGTCGTTGGCGGCGGTGGCACGCCAGAAGGTGTGTTGAACACCGATGGTTCGAGCGCCCAAGGAACAGGCGTTGATGCTGCTGGTAACAGTGGCAACGGATCCGGTGCTGGCGGCGGCTCCTCCTCAGCAACGACAAGCACGAGCGGCGTTGGCGTTCAACTTGCAGCCTACAGTTCGCGCGCACGCGCCGAACAAGGGTGGAATGATCTGAGCCGTCGCACCGACGCGCTTTCGGGTGCGCGCTATCGCATCGAAGAGGGCACCGTGGATATCGGTACGGTCTATCGCCTTCAGGCGGTCGCCAGCGATCGCGCCGCGGCCGATCAATTGTGCGCCGCGTTGAAAGCGGATGGGTTGGACTGCCAAGTCAAGCCGTAA
- a CDS encoding homoserine kinase, whose amino-acid sequence MAVYTHLGAEKLAELIGHFDVGDLVSAKGIAEGVSNSNWLIETTGPSTASDGEGGRYILTMYERRIELADLPYFLGLLDHLSAKQCPVPRTIHDRDGNAFRMLDGKAIALIEFLPGVSPNTATPEQAYAVGETLARLHAASADFPLNRENTMDFASNLAVLETCGSDGLASINPLLPAMIEPARQAAALNLNELPSTQIHADLFPDNVLMLGDQVTGLIDFYFACTGAMALDIAVTHAAWGFDTATNAFNPECGSAVLRGYESVRPIGDDERALLPEIAKGATLRFVASRAEDWLDTPDDALVMRKDPMQFVSRWRFYDEHGADAFA is encoded by the coding sequence ATGGCGGTTTACACACATCTTGGCGCGGAAAAGCTTGCTGAGTTGATAGGGCATTTTGATGTCGGGGATCTGGTGTCGGCTAAGGGTATTGCCGAAGGGGTGTCGAACTCCAATTGGTTGATCGAGACAACCGGCCCTTCGACCGCCAGCGATGGCGAAGGTGGCCGCTACATTCTTACCATGTATGAACGTCGGATTGAATTGGCCGACCTGCCGTATTTCCTCGGCTTGCTTGATCATTTGTCGGCGAAACAATGCCCGGTACCGCGGACGATCCATGATCGTGATGGCAACGCATTTCGCATGCTGGACGGTAAAGCCATTGCTCTCATTGAGTTTTTGCCCGGAGTGTCACCCAACACAGCGACGCCTGAACAAGCATACGCCGTGGGCGAGACGTTAGCACGGTTGCACGCGGCGAGCGCGGATTTCCCGTTGAACCGTGAGAATACGATGGATTTCGCCAGCAATTTGGCGGTTCTGGAAACGTGCGGCAGCGATGGCCTTGCCTCGATCAATCCGTTGCTGCCCGCGATGATTGAACCGGCACGACAGGCTGCCGCCCTCAATCTGAACGAATTGCCCAGCACACAAATTCACGCCGACCTTTTCCCGGACAATGTCCTAATGCTGGGCGATCAAGTCACTGGGTTGATCGATTTTTACTTCGCATGCACCGGCGCGATGGCTCTGGATATCGCGGTGACGCACGCGGCGTGGGGCTTTGATACGGCCACCAACGCCTTCAATCCCGAATGCGGGTCGGCGGTTTTGCGCGGTTATGAAAGCGTTCGGCCCATTGGCGATGATGAACGGGCTTTGCTGCCCGAGATCGCCAAGGGCGCGACCTTGCGGTTCGTGGCCAGCCGTGCGGAAGATTGGCTCGACACCCCCGACGATGCCTTGGTCATGCGAAAAGATCCGATGCAATTCGTTTCGCGGTGGCGATTTTACGACGAACACGGCGCCGACGCCTTTGCCTGA
- the ispH gene encoding 4-hydroxy-3-methylbut-2-enyl diphosphate reductase, producing the protein MNAPFQESSSPSSSDNEPLNLLIAAPRGFCAGVDRAIEIVEKSLERFGAPVYVRHEIVHNKYVVEGLKAKGAIFVKELHEVPGDAPVVFSAHGVPKAVPAEAERRNMIYLDATCPLVSKVHRQAERQLEKGRHIIFIGHEGHPEVIGTMGQVEPGEMTLVETIEDVDTLPFAPDEPLAYLTQTTLSVDDTREVIQALERRYPDISGPKAEDICYATSNRQAAVKELAHDCDLVLVVGAPNSSNSLRLVEVAERLGTPGKLIQRADEIDPAWLDGVGTIGLTAGASAPEVLVREVVDALAALRPVHEKTITAAEEKMVFKLPRQLTE; encoded by the coding sequence ATGAACGCACCCTTTCAAGAATCCTCTTCGCCCTCTTCGTCCGATAATGAACCGCTCAACTTGTTGATTGCTGCGCCACGCGGATTTTGCGCCGGCGTGGATAGGGCCATTGAGATCGTCGAAAAATCGCTCGAGCGGTTTGGCGCGCCGGTCTATGTTCGCCACGAAATCGTCCACAACAAATATGTTGTCGAAGGACTAAAGGCGAAGGGTGCGATTTTCGTCAAAGAGTTGCACGAGGTTCCCGGTGATGCGCCGGTCGTGTTTAGCGCGCATGGCGTTCCCAAAGCGGTCCCCGCAGAGGCAGAGCGGCGCAACATGATCTATCTCGATGCGACCTGCCCGCTGGTGTCCAAAGTTCATCGCCAAGCGGAACGTCAATTGGAAAAAGGGCGTCACATCATTTTCATCGGCCACGAAGGTCATCCCGAAGTTATCGGCACAATGGGTCAGGTCGAACCGGGCGAAATGACATTGGTTGAAACAATCGAAGACGTCGACACTTTGCCGTTTGCCCCTGATGAACCGCTTGCCTATCTCACTCAGACGACATTGTCGGTGGATGATACACGCGAAGTGATTCAAGCGCTTGAACGGCGGTATCCGGACATTAGCGGGCCCAAAGCAGAAGATATCTGTTACGCCACATCCAACCGCCAAGCCGCGGTGAAGGAATTGGCGCACGATTGCGACTTGGTGCTTGTCGTGGGTGCCCCCAACAGTTCAAATTCGTTGCGCCTCGTCGAAGTGGCTGAACGGTTGGGTACGCCGGGCAAGTTGATCCAACGCGCCGATGAAATTGATCCAGCGTGGCTCGACGGGGTTGGAACGATCGGCCTTACCGCAGGCGCTTCCGCACCCGAAGTTCTGGTGCGCGAAGTGGTTGATGCGTTGGCCGCCTTGCGACCAGTCCACGAAAAAACAATCACCGCAGCCGAAGAAAAAATGGTCTTTAAGCTGCCGCGTCAATTGACCGAATAA
- a CDS encoding alpha/beta fold hydrolase: MAHNANRNGGIDRRSIPPHAAESTWSAADGHSLRRIDWPGDTSNDADETGLRGSILFMPGRGDTYEKYLESLEEWHRDGWRVTASDWRGQAGSGRLGKDAVTGHIDDFTTWVDDLAHFWQQWIDETPGPHVLAGHSMGGHLIMRALVDKRFAPDAVFLSAPMLGLSGPPLPMAFLHGVAKMMNAVGEPTRQAWKWSEKPGEVPASRSSLLTHDGDRYDDELWWRNQRPELVMGPASWRWVERAYASWRRLEEPGAIEAVQTPVYIVSTSSDKLVSHDANVRAVSRLPNGRLLEFGEEAHHEILREVDAVRDRMMQGIAAFLDDVAPKNAASQPTRLSPSVAFGE; the protein is encoded by the coding sequence ATGGCGCACAATGCCAACAGGAATGGGGGTATCGACCGGCGTTCAATCCCGCCCCACGCCGCGGAAAGCACATGGAGCGCGGCCGATGGTCATTCGCTAAGGCGTATCGATTGGCCCGGTGACACAAGCAATGATGCAGATGAGACCGGCCTGCGCGGGTCGATTCTTTTCATGCCGGGACGTGGAGATACGTATGAAAAGTATCTCGAGAGTTTAGAAGAATGGCACCGCGACGGATGGCGTGTGACCGCGTCGGATTGGCGCGGTCAGGCCGGGTCCGGGCGCTTGGGCAAAGATGCGGTGACCGGGCATATCGACGATTTCACAACATGGGTCGATGATCTAGCGCACTTTTGGCAGCAATGGATCGACGAGACGCCGGGGCCGCACGTCTTGGCCGGGCATTCGATGGGCGGGCATCTGATAATGCGCGCACTGGTCGATAAACGTTTTGCGCCGGATGCTGTTTTTCTGAGCGCGCCAATGTTGGGGTTGAGCGGCCCGCCGTTGCCCATGGCTTTCCTGCACGGGGTGGCGAAAATGATGAACGCGGTGGGTGAACCCACTCGACAAGCGTGGAAGTGGAGCGAAAAGCCGGGCGAAGTGCCTGCAAGCCGATCCAGCCTGTTGACGCATGATGGCGACCGTTACGACGATGAATTGTGGTGGCGTAACCAGCGTCCCGAATTGGTGATGGGCCCGGCGAGCTGGCGATGGGTAGAGCGAGCCTATGCGTCGTGGCGACGGTTGGAAGAGCCGGGTGCAATAGAGGCAGTGCAAACCCCGGTGTATATTGTGTCTACATCATCGGATAAATTGGTCAGCCACGATGCCAATGTCCGGGCGGTTTCGCGATTGCCGAATGGCAGATTGTTAGAGTTTGGCGAAGAGGCGCATCATGAAATACTGCGCGAGGTCGATGCGGTGCGCGATCGTATGATGCAGGGTATTGCAGCGTTTCTTGACGATGTGGCTCCCAAGAATGCCGCATCACAACCGACGCGACTATCGCCATCGGTGGCCTTTGGGGAATAA
- the cpaB gene encoding Flp pilus assembly protein CpaB: MDRKKLVLLLGALVVAIGSAFLARSMFAGDGAPTAEAAVPEKQGPKVLVANRALPVGTIITADAMGYQDWPEELVQDAYFIEGEADMSGLLGTVVRFPVTAGEPVTQGSLVSPGDRGFLAAALGAGMRAVTVPVSAKTGVAGFVFPGDRVDMVLTQTVEGEGRPLKAAETVLRNLRVLATDQTTEQVTNEEGKTVVRAFRTVTLEVTPEIAEKVAVAQTIGQLTLVLRSIADNQAELERAIAAGDVQIPENASAEEEERILRTAMGQPVDSGSTFSTGGDVSRFQRRNVPSQDDGNRRPQRTAPAPGVPAQVNGAPVNTGPTVRVSRGKATTEVPVGGSVSTATARGAGQVSQTVPAAGLTVR, translated from the coding sequence ATGGATAGGAAGAAACTGGTTCTGTTGCTTGGTGCGCTGGTCGTTGCGATTGGCAGCGCGTTCCTTGCGCGGAGCATGTTCGCAGGTGACGGTGCGCCAACAGCAGAGGCAGCCGTACCAGAGAAGCAAGGCCCTAAAGTGTTGGTCGCAAACCGCGCCCTTCCCGTGGGTACGATCATCACGGCCGATGCCATGGGCTATCAAGATTGGCCCGAAGAACTCGTCCAAGACGCGTACTTCATCGAAGGTGAAGCCGATATGAGCGGTCTGCTCGGTACGGTTGTGCGTTTCCCGGTCACCGCTGGTGAACCTGTGACTCAAGGGTCGCTGGTTAGCCCTGGCGATCGAGGCTTCCTCGCTGCGGCGCTTGGCGCTGGTATGCGGGCCGTCACGGTGCCTGTGTCAGCCAAAACCGGTGTTGCCGGCTTTGTCTTCCCGGGTGACCGCGTTGACATGGTCCTTACCCAAACGGTTGAGGGCGAAGGTCGTCCATTGAAAGCGGCAGAGACTGTTCTTCGCAATCTGCGCGTTCTCGCGACCGACCAAACAACCGAACAAGTTACCAATGAAGAAGGCAAAACTGTTGTCCGCGCATTCCGTACGGTCACTCTCGAAGTGACGCCGGAGATCGCTGAAAAGGTCGCGGTTGCCCAAACCATCGGTCAGCTCACCTTGGTGCTTCGTTCAATCGCCGACAACCAAGCCGAACTGGAACGCGCTATTGCCGCAGGTGATGTGCAGATTCCTGAGAACGCTTCGGCAGAAGAAGAAGAGCGCATCCTTCGCACGGCCATGGGCCAACCAGTGGATAGCGGCTCAACCTTCTCAACCGGTGGTGATGTGTCGCGTTTCCAACGTCGCAATGTGCCTTCACAAGACGACGGCAATCGTCGTCCGCAACGCACCGCACCGGCTCCGGGCGTCCCTGCCCAAGTCAACGGCGCGCCAGTGAACACGGGCCCTACGGTCCGCGTGAGCCGCGGCAAAGCCACCACCGAAGTTCCCGTTGGGGGTTCGGTGAGCACAGCGACCGCCCGCGGCGCTGGCCAGGTTAGCCAAACCGTGCCTGCCGCCGGTCTGACGGTTCGTTGA
- the argS gene encoding arginine--tRNA ligase encodes MTDMKTLYSAYSGTVDAVLNGLVADGVLPSDASFKNVTLEPPRDPSHGDLATNAAMVLAKQAKTNPRALAEQIAAKLEAEAGVVSAEIAGPGFINLRLESGAWLDELRAITELGDDYGRSTMGAGTSVNVEYVSANPTGPMHMGHCRGAVVGDALSSLLELAGHTVTREYYINDAGGQVDVLARSAHLRYREALGDAIGDIPEGLYPGDYLIPVGEALAKTLGDAHKDAPEEEWLPVFRAEAVARMMDLIKSDLALLGIHHDTFSSEADLHKAKKPDAAETWLREHDFVYDGVLEAPKGKAPPEDWEPVELPLFRSTKFGDDQDRPIKKSNGAWTYFGADLAYHMQKAESADELIDIWGADHAGTVKRIKAAVAALSEGKGKPTPFDVKLVQMVQLMRAGEPVKMSKRSGNFITISDMVEELGSDVAKNIIRFTMLTRKPEAQMEFDFAKVVEASKDNPVWYVQYAHARIQSTIRKAADDEGVSPSADHIAQLGDEEITLIRRAAQFPREVEAAAKAREPHRIAFYLYDLATDLNAFYSLGNTDTEKRFILKQDQGLSSGRLFLAAAIGQVLRNGLRVLGVEAVDRM; translated from the coding sequence ATGACTGATATGAAAACTCTGTATTCTGCCTATTCGGGCACTGTTGACGCTGTTTTAAACGGCTTGGTTGCGGATGGCGTTTTGCCATCCGATGCATCGTTCAAGAACGTAACGCTGGAGCCGCCGCGCGATCCCTCGCATGGCGATCTGGCCACCAATGCCGCAATGGTGTTGGCCAAACAGGCGAAAACGAACCCGCGCGCTTTGGCCGAACAAATCGCCGCCAAGCTGGAGGCCGAAGCAGGCGTGGTAAGCGCCGAGATTGCCGGACCGGGCTTTATCAATCTGCGTTTGGAATCGGGCGCCTGGTTGGATGAATTGCGCGCAATCACTGAGCTAGGTGATGATTATGGCCGTTCCACCATGGGGGCGGGAACATCGGTGAATGTGGAATATGTCTCTGCCAATCCGACCGGGCCAATGCATATGGGCCATTGCCGGGGCGCAGTGGTCGGGGACGCTTTGTCGAGCTTGCTCGAATTGGCCGGACACACGGTAACCCGCGAATATTACATCAACGATGCCGGCGGTCAGGTCGACGTGCTCGCCCGTTCTGCGCATTTGCGGTACCGCGAAGCGTTGGGCGACGCGATCGGTGACATCCCAGAAGGGCTGTATCCTGGCGACTATCTTATTCCCGTCGGAGAAGCCTTGGCGAAAACCTTGGGCGATGCGCACAAGGATGCGCCGGAAGAGGAATGGTTGCCGGTTTTCCGGGCGGAAGCCGTTGCGCGGATGATGGACCTGATCAAGTCCGATCTCGCGCTGCTCGGTATCCATCATGACACTTTTTCATCCGAAGCCGATCTGCATAAGGCCAAGAAACCCGACGCCGCCGAAACGTGGCTGCGGGAGCATGATTTTGTTTATGACGGCGTTCTCGAGGCGCCCAAAGGCAAAGCCCCACCAGAGGATTGGGAGCCGGTTGAGCTACCCTTGTTCCGGTCGACCAAATTTGGCGACGATCAAGATCGCCCGATCAAGAAATCAAACGGGGCATGGACGTATTTCGGTGCCGATTTGGCCTATCACATGCAAAAGGCCGAAAGCGCCGATGAGCTGATTGATATTTGGGGTGCGGATCACGCAGGCACCGTGAAACGGATCAAGGCGGCCGTTGCGGCCCTTTCAGAAGGGAAGGGTAAACCCACCCCGTTTGACGTAAAATTGGTCCAGATGGTTCAATTGATGCGCGCCGGTGAACCGGTTAAAATGTCCAAACGGTCGGGCAATTTCATCACCATTTCCGACATGGTCGAAGAATTGGGCAGCGATGTAGCGAAGAACATCATTCGTTTCACGATGCTGACCCGCAAGCCCGAAGCGCAAATGGAGTTTGATTTTGCCAAAGTGGTGGAGGCGTCAAAAGACAACCCCGTTTGGTATGTTCAATACGCCCATGCCCGCATTCAATCGACGATTCGCAAAGCTGCGGACGATGAGGGTGTTTCCCCGTCGGCGGATCACATCGCACAGCTTGGGGATGAAGAAATCACCCTGATTCGGCGGGCAGCTCAATTCCCACGCGAAGTCGAAGCGGCTGCGAAGGCGCGTGAACCCCACCGGATCGCATTCTACCTGTATGACCTCGCGACAGACCTTAACGCTTTCTACAGTTTGGGTAACACTGACACAGAAAAGCGCTTCATCTTGAAACAGGATCAGGGTTTATCCTCAGGTCGGCTTTTCCTTGCCGCTGCAATAGGGCAAGTTCTTCGTAACGGGCTTCGCGTGTTGGGCGTGGAAGCTGTCGATAGAATGTAA